Below is a genomic region from Fundidesulfovibrio magnetotacticus.
TACATCCTGGAGCTGTCCCAGACCAAGCTCGTGGTGGCGGAAGACCAGGAACAGGTGGACAAGCTCCTGAGCCTGCGCTCCTCCCTGCCGGAGCTGCGCCACATCGTCTACCACGACGCCCGGGGCCTGACCGCCTACACGGACGACGGACTCCTGGATTTCGAGAGCGTGCGCCGCCTGGGCGAAATGCGCGCCGGGGAGTTCGAGGCCAACCTCGATGCCCTCTCGCCCGACGACCCGGCGCTCATCGCCACCACCTCGGGCACCACGGGGCGGCCCAAGCTGGCCCAGCTCTCCCACGCCAACCTGCTCTGCATGGCCCACAACCTGGGCCAGGCCGACCCCAAGCGGGCCACGGACGAGTTCGTCTCCTTCCTGCCCCTGGCCTGGATGGGCGAGCAGATGATGAGCGTGGCCTCGGCCCTGCTCTTCGGCTTCAAGGTGAACTTCCCCGAAGAGCCCGACACCGTGCGGGAAGACATCCGCGAGATCGCCCCCCACGTGCTCTTCTCGCCCCCGCGCGTCTGGGAGAACATGGCCGCGGGCGTGCGCGTGAAGATCATGGAGACCACGCCCCTCAAGCGCTGGCTCTACAACCTCTGCATGCCCGTGGGCGAGCGCTGGGCAGACGCCCGCTTCCGGGGCGAGTCCCCCGGACTGGGGCTCAGGCTGGCCTACTCCCTGGCGTGGCTCGCGCTCTTTCGCGCCCTCAAGGACCGCCTGGGCTTCACCAACATCCGTTCGGCCTGCACCGGCGGCGCGGCCCTGGGGCCGGACACCTTCCGCTTCTTCCACGCCCTGGGCGTGAACCTCAAGCAGATCTACGGACAGACCGAGATCGCCGGCATCTCCTGCATCCATCAGGACGGCCGCGTGGACTTCACCAGCGTGGGCGCGCCCATCCCCGAGACCGAGATCCGCATCTCCGAGGAAGGCGAAATCCTCTCCCGGAGCCCCGCCGTGTTCCTGGGCTACTACCAGAACGAGAAGGCCACGGCCGAAGCCCTGGACGACGGCTGGCTGCGCTCCGGCGACGCGGGCTATTTCGACGACGCGGGCCGACTGGTGGTCATCGACCGCCTCAAGGACGTGATGACCCTCGTGAACGGCGCGCGCTTCTCGCCCCAGTTCATCGAGAACAAGGTGAAGTTCTCGCCCTACGTGAAGGAGGCCGTGGCCTTCGGCCGGGGCCGGGAGCACGTCTCGGCGCTCGTCTGCCTGGACGCCGAGATCGCCGGGCGCTGGGCCGAGGGCCGCCAGATCACCTACACCACCTACCAGGACCTGGCCTGCCGCGAGGAGCTTTACGCCCTGGTGCGCGAGGAGATCGCCCGCGTGAACCTGGAGCTGCCCGAGGAGCACCGCGTGCGCCGCTTCGCCCTGCTCTACAAGGAGCTGGACGCGGACGACGGCGAGCTCACCCGCACTCGCAAGGTGCGCCGCCAGGTGGTGGAGGAGCGCTACGCCCCCCTGGTGGAGGCCCTGTTCGGCGCGCCCGGCACAATCGAACTCACGTCGGAGATCGTCTACCAGGACGGCCGCCGACGCACCATGAGCGGCGCGGTCCGCATCGAGGAAGTGTGATGGAATACTATCTCCAACTGGTGATCTCGGGCCTCGTGGTGGGCTCCATCTATTCGCTGGTGGCCCTGGGTTTCGTGATCATCTACAAGGCCACCAAGGTGGTGAACTTCGCCCAGGGCGAGCTGGTGATGGTGGGCGCGTTCGCCTGCTTCTCGCTCACGGTGCAGTTCGGGCTGCCCTTCTGGGTGTCCTTCCCCATGACGCTCGCGTTCTCCACGCTCCTGGGCATGGCCATCGAGCGGCTCACGCTGCGCCCGCTCATCGGGGAGCCCACCATCTCGGTGATCATGGTCACCATCGGGCTCTCCTCGGTGCTCAAGTCCCTGGTGCAGCTCTGCTGGGGCACGCAGATCAGGGTGTTCCCCCAGGTGCTGCCCGCCGACCCGGTGGTGGTGGCCGGGCTGCCGGTCTCGCCGGTGTACGTGGCGGCCTTCCTGCTCTCCATCCTGCTTTTCGCGGCCTTTTCGCTCTTCTTCAAGTATTCGCGCCTGGGCATCGCCATGCGCGCCACGGCCTTCGACCAGGCCGCCTCGGCCAGCATGGGCATCTCCATCAAGAGCATCTTCGCCATGTCCTGGTGCGTGGCGGCCATGGTCTCGGCCGTGGGCGGGGTGATCCTGGGCAACATCAACGGCATCAACTCCCAGCTGGGGCACCTTGGGCTCAAGGTGTTCCCGGCGGTGATCCTGGGCGGGCTGGACAGCCTGGCCGGGGCGGCCCTGGGCGGGCTGCTCATCGGCGTGCTGGAGAACGTCTGCGACGGCGTGGCCAAGGACGTGCTGGGCCTGGGCGGCTTCAAGGACGTGGCGGCCTTCATCGTGCTGGTGATGGTCCTGATGCTCAAACCTTACGGGCTCTTCGGAACCCGCCAGATCGAGAGGGTCTAGCCGTGAGCGCACCCTGCGGGCTCTTCTTCACCTCCTACGCCCAGGAGTCGGCGCTGTTCCCCAGCCGCTTCCTCAAGGCGTCCATGGCCCTGTTCTTCGTGGCGCTGGTGGTCCTGCCGCCGTGGATGAACAGCTACCACGTCTCGGTGCTCTGCCTGATCAACATCGCGGTGATCGGGGCGGTGTCGCTCAACCTGCTCACGGGCTCCTGCGGCCAGATCTCCCTGGGCCACGGGGCCTTCGTGGGCGTGGGCGCCTACACGGCCGGGGTGCTGGCGGCCAAGGGCGTGCCCTTCCTGCTGGCCCTGCCCGCTTCGGGGCTCCTGGCCGCCCTGGCCGGGATGCTCTTCGGGCTGCCGTCCTTGCGCCTCAAGGGCATCTACCTGGCCATCTCCACCCTGGCGGCCCAGCTGATCCTGGAATACGTCTTCCTGCACTGGGAGTCCGTGACCGGCGGCTCCAACGGCCTGGCGGTGATGCCCCCCGAAATTTTCGGCTACGCCTTCGACAACGACCTCAAGATGTTCTACCTCACCCTGGCGGCGGCCTCCCTGTGCGCCCTGGGCGCGGCCAACGTGCTGCGCTCGCGCCTGGGCCGGGCCTTCGTCTCCATCCGCGACCACTACCTCTCGGCCGAAATCGTGGGCGTAAGCCTTTTCGGCTACAAGCTGCGCGCCTTCGGGTTGAGCTCCTTCCTGGCGGGCGTGTCCGGGGCGCTCTGGGCGCACTACACCATGTTCCTGAGTCCCGAGCAGTTCGGCATCGGGCTCTCCATCAGCTACCTGGCCATGATCATCATCGGCGGCATGGGCCGCGTGGCGGGGGCGGTCTACGGGGCCGTGTTCATCACGGTGCTGCCCGAGGCGCTCAACGCCCTCTCGGCTTCTGCCGAGGCCTGGATGCCCGGCATGACCTCCAACCTCATGGCCCTCAAGGGCGGCGTGTTCGGCCTGGCGCTCATCCTCTTCCTGCTCTTCGAGCCCGAAGGCCTAGCGCACCGCTGGCGGCTGATCAAGGCCTACTGGAAACTCTACCCCTTCGCCCACTGACCCCAAAGGAGGCCCACACCATGCATTCCACACTCAAACGCCTGCTCCTGGCGGCCGCGCTGGCCGCCCTGTCCTGCGCCCCCGCCCTGGCCCAGGAGTACGTCATCGGCTCCCTGCAGGACCTCTCCGGCCCTACCGCCGACGTGGGCAAGCCCTACGGCGACGGCATCCGCGACGGCGCGCGCTACATCAACGAATCCGGCATGCTGGGCCAGGCCAAGGTGAAGCTCATCGCCGTGGACTACGCCTACAACGCCCAGCAGGCCCTGGCCGCCTACAAGAAGTTCACCTCCCAGGACAAGATCCTGGCCCTGCAGGGCTGGGGCACCCAGGACACCGAGGCCCTCACCCAGTTCGTGGCCCGCGACAAGGTGCCCTGCATCTCGGCCTCCTACTCGGCGCACCTCACCGAGGGGTCCAAGGCTCCCTACAACTTCTTCGTGGCCGCCGACTACTCCACCCAGATCCGCGGCGCGCTCAAGTATTTCAAGGACAACTGGAAGGAGCAGCGCGCCCCCAAGCTGGCGCTGGTCTACCCCAACCACCCCTACGGCCTGGCCCCCATCCCCGCCGCCAAGGACTACGCCAAGGAGCTGGGCTTCGAGCTGGTGGGCGAGGAAAACGTGGACCTGAAGGCCATGGACGCCACCGCGCAACTCCTGCGCCTGCAGAAGGCCGCCCCTGATTTCGTCTGGATCGGCGGAACCACGCAGTCCACGGCCGTGGTGCTCAAGGACGCCCAGAAGATGGGCTTCAAGACCCGCTTCTTCACCAACATCTGGGGCTCCGACGAAAACCTGCCGCCCCTGGCCGGATCGGCCGCCGACGGCGTGGTCTCGCTGCAGACCGCCGTCAGCTACGGACAGGACGTGCCCGGCATGAAGGCCATCGAGAAGCTCACCGGCGGCCAGCCGCAGATGACCCACTACATCCGCGCCTTCGCCTCCATGCTGGTGATGGCCGAGGCCATCAAGCTGGCCCAGGCCAAAGGCCCCGTGACCGGCGAGACCCTCAAGGCCGCGCTGGAGAGCCTGCGCGACTACAGCCCCCTGGGCCTTACGCCGCCCATCTCCTACTTCCCGGAGGACCACCGCCCCAACATGTCGGTGATGCTCTACACCTTCGAGAACGGCAAGATGAAGCTCCTGGCCACCCAGACTCTGGAGCGCAAAAAGGAATGGCTGGGCAAGTAGCCCTGATGACCGATGCCCCGGTCCCGGCCGCGAAGGCCGGGGCCGGGGCCGCCTGTCCGGCCGGACGGCCCCGGCCGGACGAAAAGGCCCTTCAACCTGGCCGGACAATTCGACCGGATGCCGCTGGCTGACCGGCCTGACCGAATAGCCGGACAGCACGGCCCGACCGACCGGCCTGACGGCGCGGCCGGACACGGCTGGCCGGACACGGCGGCCGGACGCCAACCCGCCGCCCTCCGGGGCGGCGCAACCCGACGATCAAAGGACTCTGCGTGGATCTCCTGACGGTGGAAAACCTGGAAGTCGTGTACAACGACGTGGTCCTGGTGCTCAAAGGGCTCTCCCTTTCGGCGGCCGAGGGGCGCATCACGGCCCTGCTCGGGGCCAACGGGGCGGGCAAGTCCACCACGCTCAAGGCCGTGTCCGGACTGCTGGCGGGCGAGGACGGCGAGGTCACGGCCGGGCAGGTGCTCCTGGCCGGCGAGCCGGTCCAGCGCCTCACGCCCGAGAAGATCGTGCGCAAGGGCGTGTTCCAGGTGATGGAAGGACGGCGCGTCTTCGAGGACATGACCGTGGAGGAGAACCTGCGCGCGGGCGGCCACACGCGCCCCTCATCCGAAATCAGGCCCGGCATGGAGCGCGTCTACGGCTATTTCCCCCGCCTGGCCGAGCGCCGCCACCAGCTGGCGGGCTACATGTCCGGCGGCGAGCAGCAGATGCTGGCCATCGGCCGCGCCCTCATGGCCAGGCCCAAGCTCCTGCTCCTGGACGAGCCGTCCCTTGGGCTCGCGCCGCTCCTGGTGGAGGAGATCTTCGAGATCATCCGCCGGGTCAACGCCGAGGAGGGCGTCACGGTGCTCCTGGTGGAGCAGAACGCCCGGGCGGCCCTCTCCCTGGCCGAGTACGGCTTCATCATGGAGAACGGGCGCGTGGTGCTCGACGGCCCCTCCAGGGACCTCATGAACAACCCCGACGTGCAGGAGTTCTACCTGGGGCTTTCCCACGGCGGCGAGAAGAAGACCTACCGCGACGTGAAACACTACCGCCGCCGCAAGCGCTGGCTGGGCTGACGCCCGCCGCGACGCGCTCTCGACCCGGCCCCGAGACAGCACCCGACGACGCCCCCCAAGGAGCGACCATGACGCAAGCCCCTCCCTCCCTGGAGTTCATCCCCGACCCGGAGCGCCGCGACGCTCTCTGGGCGCGCCTTGCCGGACATCTGGAGCACGCCTTCGCCCAAAGCTCCGAGGCGCGCGCCCGCATGGAGCGGGCTGGGCTCACGCCCGGGGACGTGCGCTCCCCGGAGGATTTCGCGCGCATCCCCCCCCTGCGCAAGAAGGACCTCAAGGCCGTACAGGCCTCGGGGCCGCGCCTGGGCGGGCTCTCCACCGTGGACCTGGGCAGGCTGCGCCGCCTCTACCAGTCTCCCGGCCCCCTCTACGACCCCGAGGGCCGCGAGCCCGACTTCTGGGGCTGGACCGAGGCCTTCCGCGCCGCCGGGTTCGAGGCGGGCGACCTGGCCGTGATGACCTTCAGCTACCACCTCACCCCGGCCGGGCACATGCTCGAAGAGCCCCTGCGCGAGCTGGGCTGCGCCGTGGTCCCGGCCGGACCCGGCAATACGGAGATCCTGACGGAGCTTCTGGCTTCCCTGCCCGTCACGGCCTTCGTGGGCATGGCCTCCTTCCTGCGCGCCCTGGGCGAGAAGGCCCGCGCAGCCGGGCTGGACCCGGCACGCGACCTCTCGGTGCGCAAGGCCTTCGTGGCTGCGGAACGCCTGCCCGAGTCGCTGCGCCGCGAGGTGCAGGAGATGTTCGGGGCCAGGGTGCGCCAGGGCTACGGCACCGCCGACGTGGGGGCCATCGCCTACGAATGCGACGCCCTGGAGGGCATGCACTGCTCCAGCAGGGGCTGGGTGGAGGTCTGCGACCCGGCCACCGGGGAACCGCTGCCCCCCGGCGAGATGGGCGAAGTGGTCTTCACGCCCTTCGTGCGCGCCTACCCGCTGGTGCGACTGGCCACGGGGGACCTCTCGCGCCTGGTGGAGGCCCCCTGCCCCTGCGGGCGCACGTCGCCCAGGCTCGCGGGCATTCTGGGGCGCGCGGACGACACGGTGAAGATCAAGGGCCAGTTCGTCTACCCGGCCCAGGCCGCCGAGGCCCTGGCCGCCTTCCCGGGCGTGGTCGCCTGGAGGCTCGTGGCCACGAATCCCGGCGGGCGCGACTGCCTCACCCTGGTCTACGAGGCCTCGGCGGACGTGGACGAGGCGGCGCTCACCGAGGCCTTCCGCCTGCGCTGCAAGCTGCGCCCGGTCCTGGAGCGCGCCCAGGCCGGGACCATCGACACCGCCCTGCCCCGCCTGGAGGACCGCCGCACATGGGATTGAACTCCCCGGCCTGATCCGGGAGCTTACGGCCCTTCCGCGCCCTGCCGGGCGGGAGCCCCGGGCCCGGCTCTCCCTCTTACGCAAGCAGAAAGGCCGCATGCCGTCGCGGAGATGAGGACTAGGCTTCGCTGGCGTTGACCCGGAACATCTCAAAAGGCCCCGTGTTCTGGTGGATGCGGGTCAGACCCTGGCGCTTCCGGACGGACATTCGGCCGGAAAGCGCAATTCGACGGTGACTCCCGGCCCTTCCTGCCAGCGCAATGAACCCCGGAGCTGCCGGGCCAGTTCGCGGACGAGCAGCAAGCCCAGCGTGCCGGGGGAGACGTTGTGGCCGTCCGGCGTTGCCAGGGCGGCGGGCAGGCCGGGGCCGTCGTCGCCTACCACGAGCACGATCTCCCCGTCCTCCGTGTGCAGGTCCACCCGCAATTCCCCCCCTGCGCGCCCTGAGAAGGCGTGCTGGAAGGCGTTGGTGACCAGCTCGTTGAGCAGAAGGCCGCAGGGGGCCGCCTTGTCGATGGAAAGCCGGATGTCCTCCAGGGCGAGCTTCACGGACACTCTGTCCTGCATGTCGAAGGACCTCGCCAGCATTTCCAGGAGCTTTTCCATGTAATCGCGCAAGGAGATGGCTCCCAGATTGTCCGAACGGCAGAGCTGTTCGTGGAGCATGGCCATGGTGCGCACGCGCCCTTGCAGCTGCCGATAGCGCTCGAGCATTTCGGGATCTTCCACCTCGGAGGCCTGGAGGTCCATGAGGCTCAAGACCACCTGGAGGTTGTTTTTCACGCGGTGGTGCACCTCGCGCAGCAGGGCCTCCTTTTCGTGCAGGGACCGCAGGAGGGCGTCCCGCGCGGCCTTGCGCTCGGAGATGTCCTGGGCGTAGACCAGCGCTCCGTCCATGCCCTTGTAGGGCATGGGCGAGGCCGACACCTCCACGGTCACGGGTGTGCCGTCCTGGCGCAGGATGGTCTCCTCGCGCCTGGGAACGCTGTTCCGATCGGTGTTCAAGGTCTTGATGCGGTCAGCTACGCCCGTGCGGTCATTCGGGCTGATGCGTTCCAGCACTGGCAACCCCAGGAGTTCCTCCTGGGAGGATGCCCCGAAGAGCCGCACGCAGGCGGGGTTGACGTAGGCGAAGCGGCCCCCGGTCTGGACGAAGACCGCATCCGCGGAGGATTCCACCAGAAGCCTGAAACGCTCCTCGCTCCGGCGCAGTTCCTCCTCGGCCTGCCTGTGGCGCATTCCGGCCACCCCGATGGCCGCCGCCCCCGCGCCCATCACTGCCGCGAAGACAAGGATGGCCGCGCGGTGCAGCCCGTCCAGGTCCTGGGCCTCGTGTCTGAAGCGCGTAGAAATGTCCTGGGACAACGCCGCCAGGATGGCTTCCGATTCGGCCAGAATCCGGTCCATCTCCAGGCGGCGCGCCCCGGCGTTGAGCGCATCCGCCCCGCCGCAGGCCACGTCTCCGGCGGCGAGCACCGTCTCCCGGTAGCGCGCCAACCCCTCGGCGATGCGCTGGAAGCCGTTGCGGAACGCCGACTCCTGGCGCATGGGCTCCAGCGCCTTGATGGCGTTCTCGATGCGCCAGGCCGCCTGCTCGAAGAACGCGCAGCGGCCTGGGTCCAGGGCGGAGCCCTCGCCAGTGGCGATTCGCTGCGTCTGCTGGTATCCACGCAGGAAATCCCCGCGCGCCAGGCGAATGTGCGCCTGCACCTCCAGATAGGCCGCGTTGTTTTCGCGCCACGAGGCGTTCACCCACCAGAACAAGCCGCAGGCTGTCAGGATGACGAAGGACACCCCGAGGAAAGCCGGAGTGGCGAGCGCAGCCCACCACGAACGACCGGGAACGGGTGAGGACCAAGACATGGCGGCCTCAGCCCCCGCCGACGGGCAGGTTGACGACGGTGACCCCCAGCGGCTGGATGCGCGCCAGATGTTCTTGACTGCCCACGTAGGCGGCCAGGGCCTCGTCAAACGCATCGGCCAGATACTTGTCGGACTTGCGGAAGGCCAGGGCGCAGCGACCTGGCCCGAAGCCCTGTAAAGAGGGCTGTGCGAACGGATCGGCGGGGTCGAAGCGGCCCTCCGAATTTCCCGCCAGATAGCGCACCGTTGGCCCCGAGAGCGCCAGGCAGTCCGCAAGCCCGTGGCGCAAGGCCGCCAGGGCCGCGCCCACCTCGTTGACGGGATAACGCCGGGCGGGGGCCAGCCCCAGCCGGGCGAGCATCTCCTCCTCCACCGCGC
It encodes:
- a CDS encoding AMP-binding protein; this translates as MQTYRSTLPRLLLENARRAPRDTALREKQWGVWQAYTWKDYLDITAAFAGGLAELGLGRGDIVVLIGDNRPEWLWAELAIQSLGGVALGLYQDAPPDEIGYILELSQTKLVVAEDQEQVDKLLSLRSSLPELRHIVYHDARGLTAYTDDGLLDFESVRRLGEMRAGEFEANLDALSPDDPALIATTSGTTGRPKLAQLSHANLLCMAHNLGQADPKRATDEFVSFLPLAWMGEQMMSVASALLFGFKVNFPEEPDTVREDIREIAPHVLFSPPRVWENMAAGVRVKIMETTPLKRWLYNLCMPVGERWADARFRGESPGLGLRLAYSLAWLALFRALKDRLGFTNIRSACTGGAALGPDTFRFFHALGVNLKQIYGQTEIAGISCIHQDGRVDFTSVGAPIPETEIRISEEGEILSRSPAVFLGYYQNEKATAEALDDGWLRSGDAGYFDDAGRLVVIDRLKDVMTLVNGARFSPQFIENKVKFSPYVKEAVAFGRGREHVSALVCLDAEIAGRWAEGRQITYTTYQDLACREELYALVREEIARVNLELPEEHRVRRFALLYKELDADDGELTRTRKVRRQVVEERYAPLVEALFGAPGTIELTSEIVYQDGRRRTMSGAVRIEEV
- a CDS encoding branched-chain amino acid ABC transporter permease, yielding MEYYLQLVISGLVVGSIYSLVALGFVIIYKATKVVNFAQGELVMVGAFACFSLTVQFGLPFWVSFPMTLAFSTLLGMAIERLTLRPLIGEPTISVIMVTIGLSSVLKSLVQLCWGTQIRVFPQVLPADPVVVAGLPVSPVYVAAFLLSILLFAAFSLFFKYSRLGIAMRATAFDQAASASMGISIKSIFAMSWCVAAMVSAVGGVILGNINGINSQLGHLGLKVFPAVILGGLDSLAGAALGGLLIGVLENVCDGVAKDVLGLGGFKDVAAFIVLVMVLMLKPYGLFGTRQIERV
- a CDS encoding branched-chain amino acid ABC transporter permease codes for the protein MSAPCGLFFTSYAQESALFPSRFLKASMALFFVALVVLPPWMNSYHVSVLCLINIAVIGAVSLNLLTGSCGQISLGHGAFVGVGAYTAGVLAAKGVPFLLALPASGLLAALAGMLFGLPSLRLKGIYLAISTLAAQLILEYVFLHWESVTGGSNGLAVMPPEIFGYAFDNDLKMFYLTLAAASLCALGAANVLRSRLGRAFVSIRDHYLSAEIVGVSLFGYKLRAFGLSSFLAGVSGALWAHYTMFLSPEQFGIGLSISYLAMIIIGGMGRVAGAVYGAVFITVLPEALNALSASAEAWMPGMTSNLMALKGGVFGLALILFLLFEPEGLAHRWRLIKAYWKLYPFAH
- a CDS encoding ABC transporter substrate-binding protein, whose product is MHSTLKRLLLAAALAALSCAPALAQEYVIGSLQDLSGPTADVGKPYGDGIRDGARYINESGMLGQAKVKLIAVDYAYNAQQALAAYKKFTSQDKILALQGWGTQDTEALTQFVARDKVPCISASYSAHLTEGSKAPYNFFVAADYSTQIRGALKYFKDNWKEQRAPKLALVYPNHPYGLAPIPAAKDYAKELGFELVGEENVDLKAMDATAQLLRLQKAAPDFVWIGGTTQSTAVVLKDAQKMGFKTRFFTNIWGSDENLPPLAGSAADGVVSLQTAVSYGQDVPGMKAIEKLTGGQPQMTHYIRAFASMLVMAEAIKLAQAKGPVTGETLKAALESLRDYSPLGLTPPISYFPEDHRPNMSVMLYTFENGKMKLLATQTLERKKEWLGK
- a CDS encoding ABC transporter ATP-binding protein, with product MDLLTVENLEVVYNDVVLVLKGLSLSAAEGRITALLGANGAGKSTTLKAVSGLLAGEDGEVTAGQVLLAGEPVQRLTPEKIVRKGVFQVMEGRRVFEDMTVEENLRAGGHTRPSSEIRPGMERVYGYFPRLAERRHQLAGYMSGGEQQMLAIGRALMARPKLLLLDEPSLGLAPLLVEEIFEIIRRVNAEEGVTVLLVEQNARAALSLAEYGFIMENGRVVLDGPSRDLMNNPDVQEFYLGLSHGGEKKTYRDVKHYRRRKRWLG
- a CDS encoding phenylacetate--CoA ligase family protein; this encodes MTQAPPSLEFIPDPERRDALWARLAGHLEHAFAQSSEARARMERAGLTPGDVRSPEDFARIPPLRKKDLKAVQASGPRLGGLSTVDLGRLRRLYQSPGPLYDPEGREPDFWGWTEAFRAAGFEAGDLAVMTFSYHLTPAGHMLEEPLRELGCAVVPAGPGNTEILTELLASLPVTAFVGMASFLRALGEKARAAGLDPARDLSVRKAFVAAERLPESLRREVQEMFGARVRQGYGTADVGAIAYECDALEGMHCSSRGWVEVCDPATGEPLPPGEMGEVVFTPFVRAYPLVRLATGDLSRLVEAPCPCGRTSPRLAGILGRADDTVKIKGQFVYPAQAAEALAAFPGVVAWRLVATNPGGRDCLTLVYEASADVDEAALTEAFRLRCKLRPVLERAQAGTIDTALPRLEDRRTWD
- a CDS encoding sensor histidine kinase; this translates as MSFVILTACGLFWWVNASWRENNAAYLEVQAHIRLARGDFLRGYQQTQRIATGEGSALDPGRCAFFEQAAWRIENAIKALEPMRQESAFRNGFQRIAEGLARYRETVLAAGDVACGGADALNAGARRLEMDRILAESEAILAALSQDISTRFRHEAQDLDGLHRAAILVFAAVMGAGAAAIGVAGMRHRQAEEELRRSEERFRLLVESSADAVFVQTGGRFAYVNPACVRLFGASSQEELLGLPVLERISPNDRTGVADRIKTLNTDRNSVPRREETILRQDGTPVTVEVSASPMPYKGMDGALVYAQDISERKAARDALLRSLHEKEALLREVHHRVKNNLQVVLSLMDLQASEVEDPEMLERYRQLQGRVRTMAMLHEQLCRSDNLGAISLRDYMEKLLEMLARSFDMQDRVSVKLALEDIRLSIDKAAPCGLLLNELVTNAFQHAFSGRAGGELRVDLHTEDGEIVLVVGDDGPGLPAALATPDGHNVSPGTLGLLLVRELARQLRGSLRWQEGPGVTVELRFPAECPSGSARV